In Plodia interpunctella isolate USDA-ARS_2022_Savannah chromosome 1, ilPloInte3.2, whole genome shotgun sequence, one DNA window encodes the following:
- the LOC128669275 gene encoding adenosine deaminase 2-like, producing the protein MTRLCELWNVIMHSAIIPILCLLATKQSVSARSINDDLLTSDFKEKLIAEELQHYTGVNLELSNEEQKVNDILMKYKFKEIDETFIHHSPLDFSKHYFTYKHYIEKSPVFQIIKKMPKGAALHIHSSTMLRPKDLLKLTYEDHLYACFSYDKYVDLQFSENIPTRPCDMQWALLSDLRKNSPDNGKDIDQKLKSFFTLYTKEEELLNLNINQIWDNFNYVHKSIKSLITYRPVREKYVYMTMERFYEDNIMYVEIRTGLHSLYELNGTEHHGMYLAELYKRVSDEFIKEYPDFLGLKIILARGRMSDIDRIQEGLIFAEKLKNDIPEIFVGFDLVGQEDLGRPLSDFKQILFEAKGLDYFFHAGETKWLGTTSDENLFDAFELGSKRIGHGYALIKHPSLVDHVLKNDIPIEVNVISNVVLKLVSDVRNHPLATYLAMGVPVVLSSDNPGAWESDPLSHDFYVTFMGVASKKADLRLLKTLALNSIKYSALNKIKKQQLYDIFDKKWKTFLSDVIRANCSSS; encoded by the coding sequence ATGACTCGGTTGTGCGAATTGTGGAACGTAATCATGCACAGTGCTATCATTCCAATATTGTGTTTACTCGCTACAAAACAGTCAGTTAGTGCGCGATCGATAAACGATGATCTCCTCACAAGTGACTTCAAAGAAAAACTAATCGCAGAAGAATTACAACATTATACAGGCGTCAATCTAGAACTTAGTAATGAAGAACAAAAAGTTAACGATATCCTAATGAAGTACAAATTCAAAGAAATAGATGAAACGTTCATCCATCATTCGCCGTTGGACTTTTCCAAAcattatttcacatataaacACTATATCGAGAAATCTCCAGTGTTCCAAATCATAAAGAAGATGCCCAAAGGCGCGGCATTGCATATTCATAGTTCCACAATGCTTCGACCAAAAGATTTGCTTAAATTGACCTATGAAGACCACTTGTACGCCTGTTTTTCATATGACAAATATGTAGATCTTCAATTTTCTGAGAATATCCCAACGAGGCCTTGTGATATGCAGTGGGCGCTCCTCAGTGATCTTCGTAAAAACTCACCTGATAATGGCAAAGACAtagatcaaaaattaaaatcattcttCACACTTTACACTAAAGAAGAAGAgcttttaaacttaaatataaatcaaatatgggataattttaattacgtgCATAAATCTATCAAATCTCTAATAACATACAGGCCTGTGcgtgaaaaatatgtttacatgACTATGGAGAGATTTTATGAGGACAACATCATGTATGTGGAGATCAGGACCGGGCTACATTCATTATATGAACTCAACGGAACGGAGCACCATGGAATGTACTTAGCCGAGTTGTACAAGCGAGTTTCAGACGaatttattaaagaatatCCAGATTTCCTTGGTCTTAAGATAATTTTGGCTCGAGGAAGAATGTCAGACATAGATCGAATCCAAGAAGGTTTAATATTTGCTGAAAAACTTAAGAATGACATTCCAGAAATATTTGTTGGTTTTGATTTAGTCGGACAGGAAGACTTAGGAAGACCATTATCTGACTTTAAGCAAATTTTGTTTGAAGCAAAAGGCctagattattttttccatgCTGGGGAAACAAAGTGGCTCGGTACAACGTCTGacgaaaatttatttgatgcaTTCGAGTTAGGTTCGAAACGTATAGGACACGGATACGCCTTGATTAAACACCCTTCTTTGGTCGATCATGTTCTTAAAAATGACATTCCCATTGAAGTGAATGTGATATCAAACGTTGTGTTAAAATTAGTTAGTGATGTAAGGAATCATCCTTTAGCTACGTACCTAGCTATGGGTGTGCCTGTGGTGTTATCCAGTGATAATCCTGGTGCGTGGGAGTCTGATCCGTTGTCACATGATTTCTATGTGACTTTCATGGGTGTGGCCAGTAAAAAAGCGGATTTAAGATTACTTAAAACATTAGCTTTAAAttccataaaatatagtgctctgaataaaataaagaaacaacaATTATATGACATATTTGATAAGAAatggaaaacatttttgtcaGACGTGATTAGAGCTAATTGTTCATCTtcatag
- the LOC128669281 gene encoding uncharacterized protein LOC128669281: MEEIHRFFEEYGFRKISWNFFESGHGKGAADGIGGTIKRQADAIVARGNDIADVFQFFSALKDANKITLFMVTGEDIEKVAATIPSNIVPLKGTMQVHQMFTENRGILNHRVLSCFCDQFCSCHAPKTYRPLPEIQEQQNTVDKFLSNEKEDAVIHYKEGLMLADITNTIRMSRKSIFDTVYGPDESSDEDQPLATLKTKKDLADQTAVCGTSYQTLQPEDIHPMNIKDGVYVLVKVRSSRNIQYTYAGVAKSVVDEEGEVMVMFLKSVDDSGRLFKLVENDISDVPFDDLIKVLPAPNIIKKGKRQFFQFEEPLSVFEK, encoded by the coding sequence ATGGAAGAGATACATAGGTTTTTCGAAGAATACGGATTTCGTAAAATATCCTGGAACTTTTTTGAATCAGGGCATGGGAAAGGAGCTGCTGATGGTATTGGAGGGACAATCAAACGGCAAGCTGATGCCATAGTTGCTAGAGGAAACGATATTGCAGATGTGTTCCAATTCTTTTCCGCGCTCAAAGATGCCAACAAAATTACACTGTTCATGGTGACAGGCGAAGACATCGAAAAGGTAGCAGCAACGATTCCTAGTAACATTGTGCCCCTAAAAGGAACAATGCAGGTCCACCAAATGTTCACAGAAAATCGTGGAATCTTAAATCATAGGGTATTAAGCTGCTTTTGTGATCAATTCTGTTCTTGCCATGCTCCTAAAACTTATCGACCTCTGCCTGAAATCCAAGAACAACAAAATACTGTGGACAAGTTTTTATCTAATGAAAAAGAAGATGCTGTAATTCACTATAAGGAAGGTTTGATGCTGGcagatattacaaatacaattagGATGTCCCGTAAAAGTATTTTCGATACTGTATATGGCCCAGATGAATCATCCGATGAAGATCAACCTTTAGCCACGCTTAAAACGAAAAAAGATCTAGCTGATCAAACTGCCGTCTGTGGTACTTCTTATCAAACGCTCCAGCCTGAAGATATTCATCCAATGAATATAAAAGACGGAGTTTATGTATTGGTTAAAGTACGTAGCTCGCGGAACATTCAGTACACTTACGCTGGAGTAGCAAAAAGTGTTGTCGATGAAGAAGGCGAAGTCATGGTAATGTTCCTAAAATCAGTTGATGACAGTGGAAGGCTGTTTAAATTAGTGGAGAATGACATATCGGATGTTCCTTTTGATGATTTGATTAAAGTCTTACCGGCTccaaatatcattaaaaaggGGAAGAGACAATTTTTCCAATTCGAAGAGCCACTGTCAGTATTCGAAAAATGa